One Trichomycterus rosablanca isolate fTriRos1 chromosome 12, fTriRos1.hap1, whole genome shotgun sequence DNA window includes the following coding sequences:
- the LOC134324556 gene encoding uncharacterized protein LOC134324556, translated as MRMIIKMIDPEGVQLRRARRLRRRQYCNRGPNALWHMDSYDKLKPYGIAINGCIDGFSRHVMWMEAYNTNNDPKVIAGYWISTVTRIGGCPQRLRADPGTENGHVREMQMFLRRNHSDPYAGERSFIYGCSTANQRIESWWGILRKQSGQFWMDIFQTLRDDGHFSGDFLDRNLIQFCFLNLIQEELDEVVRTWNSHQIRSRPGIPGGRPILMYCMPQIYGAGEDKLKYVLPEEVTVCKEECTPKSQFPCDETVFELCALLIDENGWDAPVDAYHAAELYILLRNQILDNI; from the exons ATGAGAATGATCATCAAAATGATCGATCCCGAAGGAGTGCAACTCCGGCGCGCTCGGCGTCTGCGCCGTCGCCAGTACTGCAACCGAGGCCCCAACGCTTTATGGCatatggactcgtacgataaactaaagccttatggcattgctataaatggttgcattgacggaTTTAGTCgccatgtcatgtggatggaggcGTACAACACGAATAACGACCCAAAAGTAATTGCGGGTTATTGGATAAGCACAGTAACGCGCATTGGAGGCTGCCCTCAGCGCCtgcgtgccgatccaggtactgagaatgGGCATGTGAGGGAAATGCAGATGTTTTTACGCAGAAATCACTCGGACCCTTACGCAGGAGAGAGAAGTTTCATTTATGGATGCAGCACGGCAAACCAACGCATAGAATCGTGGTGGGGCATTCTGCGTAAACAAAGTGGACAGTTCTGGATGGACATTTTCCAGACGCTCAGAGATGATGGACATTTTTCCGGTGACTTCTTGGACAGAAATCTGATACAGTTCTGCTTCCTTAACCTAATTCAG GAGGAACTAGACGAAGTTGTGAGGACATGGAACTCCCATCAAATAAGGTCAAGGCCAGGAATTCCAGGAGGACGCCCaattttaatgtactgtatgcCACAGATTTATGGTGCAGGGGAGGACAAACTCAAATATGTGCTTCCAGAAGAGGTCACTGTTTGCAAAGAGGAATGCACCCCAAAATCCCAGTTCCCCTGTGATGAAACAGTCTTTGAGCTCTGTGCTCTTCTTATTGATGAAAATGGCTGGGATGCTCCTGTTGATGCATACCATGCAGCTGAACTGTACATTCTCTTAAGAAATCAAATACTAGATAATATCTAG
- the LOC134324561 gene encoding uncharacterized protein LOC134324561 has protein sequence MRMIIKMIDPEGVQLRRARRLRRRQYCNRGPNALWHMDSYDKLKPYGIAINGCIDGFSRHVMWMEAYNTNNDPKVIAGYWISTVTRIGGCPQRLRADPGTENGHVREMQMFLRRNHSDPYAGERSFIYGCSTANQRIESWWGILRKQSGQFWMDIFQTLRDDGHFSGDFLDRNLIQFCFLNLIQEELDEVVRTWNSHQIRSRPGIPGGRPILMYCMPQIYGAGEDKLKYVLPEEVTVCKEECTPKSQFPCDDTVFELCALLIDENGWDAPVDAYHAAELYILLRNQILDNI, from the exons ATGAGAATGATCATCAAAATGATCGATCCCGAAGGAGTGCAACTCCGGCGCGCTCGGCGTCTGCGCCGTCGCCAGTACTGCAACCGAGGCCCCAACGCTTTATGGCatatggactcgtacgataaactaaagccttatggcattgctataaatggttgcattgacggaTTTAGTCgccatgtcatgtggatggaggcGTACAACACGAATAACGACCCAAAAGTAATTGCGGGTTATTGGATAAGCACAGTAACGCGCATTGGAGGCTGCCCTCAGCGCCtgcgtgccgatccaggtactgagaatgGGCATGTGAGGGAAATGCAGATGTTTTTACGCAGAAATCACTCGGACCCTTACGCAGGAGAGAGAAGTTTCATTTATGGATGCAGCACGGCAAACCAACGCATAGAATCGTGGTGGGGCATTCTGCGTAAACAAAGTGGACAGTTCTGGATGGACATTTTCCAGACGCTCAGAGATGATGGACATTTTTCCGGTGACTTCTTGGACAGAAATCTGATACAGTTCTGCTTCCTTAACCTAATTCAG GAGGAACTAGACGAAGTTGTGAGGACATGGAACTCCCATCAAATAAGGTCAAGGCCAGGAATTCCAGGAGGACGCCCaattttaatgtactgtatgcCACAGATTTATGGTGCAGGGGAGGACAAACTCAAATATGTGCTTCCAGAAGAGGTCACTGTTTGCAAAGAGGAATGCACCCCAAAATCCCAGTTCCCCTGTGATGACACAGTCTTTGAGCTCTGTGCTCTTCTTATTGATGAAAATGGCTGGGATGCTCCTGTTGATGCATACCATGCAGCTGAACTGTACATTCTCTTAAGAAATCAAATACTAGATAATATCTAG